The proteins below come from a single Cricetulus griseus strain 17A/GY chromosome 6, alternate assembly CriGri-PICRH-1.0, whole genome shotgun sequence genomic window:
- the Flrt3 gene encoding leucine-rich repeat transmembrane protein FLRT3, which yields MISPVWSLFLIGTKIGLFFQMAPLSVMAKSCPSVCRCDAGFIYCNDRSLTSIPMGIPEDATTLYLQNNQINNVGIPSDLKNLLKVQRIYLYHNSLDEFPTNLPKYVKELHLQENNIRTITYDSLSKIPYLEELHLDDNSVSAVSIEEGAFRDSNYLRLLFLSRNHLSTIPGGLPRTIEELRLDDNRISTISSPSLHGLTSLKRLVLDGNLLNNHGLGDKVFFNLVNLTELSLVRNSLTAAPVNLPGTSLRKLYLQDNHINRVPPNAFSYLRQLYRLDMSNNNLSNLPQGIFDDLDNITQLILRNNPWYCGCKMKWVRDWLQSLPVKVNVRGLMCQAPEKVRGMAIKDLSAELFDCKDSGIVSTIQITTAIPNTAYPVQGQWPAPVTKQPDIKNPKLIKDQRTTSSPSRKTILITVKSVTSDTIHISWRLALPMTALRLSWLKLGHSPAFGSITETIVTGERSEYLVTALEPDSPYRVCMVPMETSNLYLFDETPVCIETETAPLRMYNPTTTLNREQEKEPYKNPNLPLAAIIGGAVALVTIALLALVCWYVHRNGSLFSRNCAYSKGRRRKDDYAEAGTKKDNSILEIRETSFQMLPISNEPISKEEFVIHTIFPPNGMNLYKNNHSESSSNRSYRDSGIPDSDHSHS from the coding sequence ATGATCAGTCCAGTCTGGAGCCTTTTCCTCATCGGGACTAAAATTGGGCTGTTCTTCCAAATGGCACCTCTGTCAGTTATGGCTAAATCCTGTCCATCTGTGTGTCGCTGTGACGCAGGTTTCATTTACTGTAACGATCGCTCTCTGACATCCATTCCAATGGGAATTCCAGAGGATGCTACAACACTCTACCTTCAGAACAACCAAATAAACAATGTTGGGATTCCTTCAGATTTGAAAAACTTACTGAAAGTACAAAGAATATACCTATACCACAACAGTTTGGATGAATTTCCTACCAACCTTCCAAAGTATGTGAAAGAGTTACATTTGCAAGAGAATAACATAAGAACTATCACGTATGATTCACTTTCGAAAATTCCGTATCTGGAAGAGTTACACTTGGATGATAACTCAGTGTCCGCTGTTAGCATCGAAGAGGGAGCCTTTCGAGACAGCAACTATCTGCGACTGCTTTTTCTGTCCCGCAACCACCTTAGCACAATTCCCGGGGGCTTGCCCAGGACTATAGAAGAGTTACGCCTGGATGACAATCGCATATCAACTATCTCTTCACCATCACTTCATGGTCTCACAAGCCTGAAACGCTTGGTTTTAGATGGAAACTTATTGAACAACCACGGTTTGGGTGACAAAGTTTTCTTCAACCTAGTAAACTTAACAGAACTGTCCCTGGTGCGGAATTCCTTGACAGCCGCACCAGTGAACCTCCCAGGCACAAGCCTGAGGAAGCTTTACCTTCAAGACAACCACATCAACCGGGTACCCCCGAATGCTTTTTCTTATTTAAGGCAGCTGTATAGACTCGATATGTCCAATAATAACCTAAGCAATTTACCTCAGGGTATCTTTGATGATTTGGACAATATAACCCAACTGATACTTCGCAACAACCCCTGGTATTGCGGGTGCAAGATGAAATGGGTACGAGACTGGCTACAGTCACTACCTGTGAAGGTCAACGTGCGTGGGCTCATGTGCCAAGCCCCAGAAAAGGTTCGTGGGATGGCTATCAAGGACCTCAGTGCCGAGCTGTTTGATTGTAAGGACAGTGGGATTGTGAGCACCATTCAGATAACCACAGCAATACCTAACACAGCATATCCTGTTCAAGGACAGTGGCCAGCTCCTGTGACCAAACAACCAGATATTAAAAACCCCAAGCTCATTAAGGATCAGAGAACTACAAGCAGCCCGTCACGAAAAACCATTTTAATTACTGTGAAGTCTGTCACCTCTGACACAATTCATATCTCCTGGAGACTTGCTCTGCCTATGACTGCTCTAAGACTCAGCTGGCTTAAACTGGGCCACAGCCCAGCATTTGGATCTATAACAGAAACAATAGTAACAGGAGAGCGCAGTGAATACTTGGTCACAGCCCTAGAACCTGATTCACCCTATAGAGTATGCATGGTTCCCATGGAAACCAGTAACCTTTACCTGTTTGATGAAACTCCTGTTTGTATTGAGACTGAAACTGCCCCCCTTCGAATGTACAACCCCACAACCACCCTCAATcgagagcaagagaaagaaccTTACAAAAATCCGAATTTACCTTTGGCGGCCATCATTGGTGGGGCTGTGGCTCTGGTGACCATTGCCCTCCTTGCTTTGGTGTGTTGGTATGTGCATAGGAATGGGTCACTGTTCTCCCGGAACTGTGCATACAGCaaagggaggagaagaaaggacgACTATGCCGAAGCTGGCACTAAGAAGGACAACTCCATCCTGGAAATCAGGGAAACTTCTTTTCAGATGCTACCCATAAGCAATGAACCCATCTCCAAGGAGGAGTTTGTAATACACACCATATTTCCTCCGAATGGGATGAATCTGTACAAAAACAACCACAGTGAGAGCAGTAGTAACCGAAGCTACAGAGACAGTGGGATTCCAGACTCAGACCACTCACACTCATGA